From one Abditibacteriaceae bacterium genomic stretch:
- a CDS encoding aldo/keto reductase, whose translation MLENSTALHWGIIGTGSIAKTFARGLRDSKTGKLIGVASRSEQSAKDFGAEFGLEKCFDSYAKLLADPDVHAVYIGTPHPMHAEWAIKAAESGKHVLCEKPLTLNWPDAQRVAEAAIRNGVVLVEAFMYRCHPQTAKIVELIQNGALGEIQHIEATFSFATGADENSRWLNLELGGGGILDVGCYTASFARLVAGAAQGKAFAEPLKIKATGKLGTSGCDDYATALLSFENDLTATLLTGVKLNAGGQAKIYGTKANLNVPSPWFCNQTPNLVVEPHSGERQEIAVDSPLNLYAYEADALAALARGEKPAVPVQSSADAVGNMRLLDQWRSQIGLQYPQETPARLTVSATNEPLQVHENAMRYRPLSGIVNAKGEPKKVSQIVMGTMLEGSVEPLTHGLALFDDFFERGGTCFDTAYIYGNGWGEKTVGHWLQTRGVRDEVTILMKGAHPPNCSVEGMQRQVRESLERMQIDHADIYMMHRDNVEIPIEEWVDALNEEVRQGHFALFGGSNWSIERVQAANEYAASKGLQGFSALSNNFSLARMVNPVWSGCVSCSDAASKAWLEEHQIANFSWSSQARGFFARADKNFTTDGELVNTWYADDNFERLEHARQLAKEKGVSPVVIAAAYVLAQKFPTYALIGPRNLAETRDSMGALHVGLNDSELRWLNLEA comes from the coding sequence ATGTTAGAAAATTCCACTGCCCTTCACTGGGGCATTATCGGTACCGGCAGCATCGCCAAGACGTTCGCACGCGGTTTGCGCGACTCGAAAACCGGGAAGCTGATTGGGGTCGCGTCGCGCAGCGAGCAATCGGCCAAGGACTTCGGTGCCGAGTTCGGTCTCGAGAAATGTTTCGATTCGTACGCGAAGCTCCTTGCCGATCCCGATGTTCACGCGGTTTACATCGGCACACCGCATCCGATGCACGCTGAGTGGGCGATTAAAGCTGCAGAAAGCGGCAAACACGTTTTATGCGAAAAGCCGTTGACACTCAACTGGCCCGACGCGCAGCGCGTTGCCGAAGCAGCCATCCGTAATGGCGTGGTACTCGTCGAAGCGTTTATGTATCGCTGCCACCCGCAAACCGCTAAGATTGTTGAGCTCATTCAGAACGGCGCGTTGGGCGAAATCCAGCACATCGAAGCCACGTTTTCGTTCGCCACTGGAGCCGATGAAAATTCGCGCTGGCTGAATTTGGAACTTGGAGGCGGAGGAATACTCGATGTCGGCTGCTACACGGCTTCCTTTGCGCGTCTGGTAGCAGGCGCGGCGCAAGGCAAAGCGTTTGCCGAGCCGCTGAAAATCAAGGCCACTGGCAAACTTGGCACTTCGGGCTGCGACGATTACGCGACGGCGCTCCTTTCATTCGAGAACGATTTAACGGCGACTCTTTTGACTGGCGTGAAACTTAACGCGGGTGGGCAGGCCAAGATTTATGGCACCAAAGCGAATTTGAACGTGCCCTCGCCGTGGTTCTGCAACCAAACACCAAATCTCGTTGTGGAGCCTCACAGCGGTGAAAGACAGGAAATCGCGGTTGATTCTCCGCTCAATCTTTACGCTTATGAAGCCGATGCTCTTGCGGCCCTCGCGCGCGGAGAAAAACCTGCGGTTCCCGTTCAATCCAGCGCCGATGCAGTGGGCAATATGCGTTTGCTCGATCAGTGGCGGTCGCAAATCGGACTGCAATATCCCCAGGAAACACCGGCCCGTCTCACAGTCTCGGCGACAAACGAACCGTTGCAAGTCCACGAAAATGCGATGCGCTACCGTCCTCTGTCAGGAATTGTGAACGCCAAGGGCGAGCCAAAAAAGGTTTCGCAAATCGTGATGGGCACGATGCTCGAAGGCTCGGTCGAACCGCTCACACATGGTCTGGCGCTGTTCGACGACTTTTTTGAGCGTGGCGGCACCTGTTTCGACACCGCCTACATCTACGGTAATGGCTGGGGCGAAAAAACCGTCGGGCACTGGCTCCAAACGCGCGGCGTGCGCGACGAAGTGACGATTCTCATGAAAGGCGCACATCCGCCCAACTGCAGCGTCGAAGGCATGCAGCGTCAGGTTCGTGAATCGCTGGAGCGGATGCAAATCGATCACGCCGACATATATATGATGCACCGCGACAACGTCGAGATTCCTATCGAGGAATGGGTTGACGCGCTCAACGAGGAAGTGCGTCAGGGCCATTTCGCCTTGTTTGGTGGCTCCAACTGGAGCATCGAGCGGGTGCAGGCAGCCAACGAATACGCGGCGTCTAAAGGTCTTCAAGGCTTTTCGGCGCTTTCCAATAACTTTTCACTCGCACGGATGGTAAATCCGGTCTGGAGCGGCTGCGTTTCCTGTTCGGATGCGGCGTCCAAGGCATGGTTGGAAGAACATCAGATCGCGAACTTCTCGTGGAGCAGCCAGGCGCGCGGCTTCTTTGCACGCGCCGACAAGAATTTCACCACCGATGGCGAACTGGTGAACACCTGGTATGCCGACGATAACTTCGAGCGTCTCGAACACGCGCGGCAACTGGCAAAAGAAAAAGGTGTTTCGCCAGTCGTGATTGCAGCGGCGTATGTACTGGCACAAAAATTTCCAACTTACGCGCTGATTGGCCCGCGCAATCTTGCGGAAACCCGCGATTCAATGGGCGCACTGCACGTCGGACTTAACGATAGCGAACTGCGATGGCTCAACCTCGAAGCCTAA
- a CDS encoding SGNH/GDSL hydrolase family protein yields the protein MDLTPYPKIATAEQQCEFKLMPAQLLARRDGLSNFFAKLAAGKEVRIAYFGGSITAAPGWRVKTLAWLRETYPQNEFIEIDAAIGGTGSDLGVYRFEQDVLLHKPDLIFVEFSVNDASATPQDIWRGMEGIVRQAWKSDPNIDLCYIYTFRTGYEEQLDQGLCPPAASADEILAEYLGIPSINPAMRIAEMAREKTLLFTPSKDETGAVRPLAKGVTLFSQDGVHPTDEGQDIYTSVISDALQQMAVNSTAQPHTLPAPFIADNWDKAKLVAIEPWMLSKGWTKLASNDEMVEKFANQLPELWEATKPGSRLHFKFKGTGAKLYDIIGPDGGQVVITVDGNSSPPHPRFDHYCTYHRLASQEIARELRDEEHEVSIELQPEQPDRTPATSQENEGSDPQKYNGTVLRVGSIMLMGEVIR from the coding sequence ATGGATTTGACCCCGTACCCGAAGATCGCGACAGCCGAACAGCAGTGCGAATTTAAGCTGATGCCCGCTCAGCTATTAGCCAGACGCGATGGGTTAAGTAACTTCTTTGCAAAGCTGGCGGCGGGCAAAGAAGTGCGCATCGCCTACTTTGGCGGCAGCATTACTGCTGCGCCCGGTTGGCGGGTAAAAACTCTGGCGTGGTTGCGCGAAACGTATCCTCAAAACGAGTTCATCGAAATCGACGCAGCGATTGGCGGCACCGGCTCCGACCTCGGCGTTTACCGTTTCGAGCAAGACGTTCTGCTCCACAAACCCGACTTAATCTTTGTTGAGTTTTCCGTCAACGATGCCAGCGCAACACCACAAGATATCTGGCGTGGCATGGAAGGTATTGTGCGACAGGCCTGGAAATCCGACCCGAACATCGACCTGTGCTACATCTACACGTTTCGCACCGGCTACGAAGAACAACTGGATCAGGGATTGTGTCCACCGGCGGCATCCGCTGACGAAATACTCGCTGAATACCTTGGCATCCCATCCATTAATCCGGCGATGCGCATCGCAGAGATGGCCCGTGAAAAGACTCTCCTCTTTACGCCGTCAAAAGATGAAACAGGCGCAGTTCGCCCGCTTGCCAAAGGAGTCACGCTTTTCTCGCAAGATGGTGTCCATCCCACCGATGAAGGACAAGATATCTATACATCCGTTATCTCCGATGCTCTGCAGCAAATGGCAGTGAACTCGACAGCACAACCTCACACTTTGCCCGCGCCTTTCATTGCCGACAATTGGGATAAAGCAAAGTTAGTTGCGATTGAGCCATGGATGCTCAGCAAAGGCTGGACGAAGCTGGCATCAAACGACGAGATGGTAGAAAAGTTTGCCAACCAATTACCCGAACTCTGGGAAGCAACAAAGCCAGGCTCCAGGCTCCATTTCAAATTCAAAGGCACCGGCGCAAAATTGTATGACATCATCGGACCAGATGGTGGTCAGGTGGTCATCACGGTCGATGGTAATTCTTCTCCGCCACATCCACGATTCGATCACTACTGCACTTATCACCGGCTCGCGTCGCAAGAAATCGCGCGCGAATTAAGAGACGAAGAACACGAAGTCAGCATAGAGCTTCAGCCCGAGCAACCCGACCGCACTCCGGCCACAAGCCAAGAAAACGAGGGGTCCGACCCTCAGAAATACAATGGTACTGTTTTACGTGTCGGAAGTATTATGCTGATGGGCGAAGTGATAAGGTAG
- a CDS encoding glycoside hydrolase family 38 C-terminal domain-containing protein: MISSTPRRVLHLISQAHLDPVWLWPLRDGIAEALTTMQSAVDRCDENPDFVFSRSSTLTYRWAKEMDPRLYGRIQELCAEGRWELLGGWLEQPDCNLPSTESFLRQALYGQRFLQDEFGKQAQIGYVPDSFGHAGGLPQILQQSGLSYYAFMRPSPYDNPDIPLLFWWQSDDGSRVLGQRIPGIYSQSYSATADDIETLIRAADEKNFAPGFDHGVMWFGIGNHGGGPTREHIARVLELQNDPTLPELRFSTLQEYFDAVQTSPALTNIPVIKDELQYIFRGCYSATGEVKALNRQCEKLLCSAESTAVLASMQAGMKFNSSNLQEAWTKLLFNQFHDILAGTCVQSVQAETRHRFGATLDVVNDTLNRATNILARQVDTTGESGSVLFVHNALPWERTAIVQVDTFKAPHGRAPITHLETPDGAKVPLQWLTADANFGPWGLKWGKLTAAVTLPAGGYRTFGVVTEEAVLPDATETEAKETKQVATTQFVKTDKSAGSELQTLGATSAFTSLLTSGGGELLQKALGIVIIEDNSDTWGQNASEFRNVVGEAETVSHEVIEEGSLLSVHRQKLTWGASEFWLDIIRYKHTPQIGVRVRINWQEQRKIAKLEIATRLEESAVVVKSAGGVTSREADGGEAPCQDWIALQGTLDGEKVTLGLLNDGSYSYDCREGVLRMVLARSTPFAEHSPFNYEDISNVAFTDQGWQEHHFWLVVGGDSWQDMALDRLSQEWQTPASLLLDSAHPGVLPREKSMVSLEPVNVSLLALKPAEAGDGFILRVQEASGQATQAAAQIGDSTLHFELKPWQIKSFHFAQENLAAARETDALERPNS; this comes from the coding sequence ATGATCTCCTCCACTCCTCGCCGCGTCCTTCATCTTATTTCTCAGGCACACCTCGACCCCGTGTGGCTCTGGCCGCTGCGTGACGGCATCGCCGAAGCTCTCACGACCATGCAAAGCGCGGTGGATCGCTGCGATGAGAATCCCGACTTCGTCTTTTCGCGTTCCTCCACCCTCACCTATCGCTGGGCAAAAGAAATGGACCCGCGCTTGTACGGTCGAATTCAGGAGCTTTGCGCTGAGGGCCGCTGGGAACTGCTCGGAGGCTGGTTGGAACAGCCTGATTGTAACTTGCCTTCAACCGAAAGCTTCCTGCGGCAGGCTCTTTATGGGCAGCGGTTTCTTCAGGACGAGTTTGGCAAGCAAGCCCAGATTGGATACGTTCCCGATTCCTTCGGTCACGCCGGAGGCTTGCCCCAAATTCTTCAGCAGTCGGGCCTTTCCTATTACGCGTTTATGCGTCCCTCGCCGTATGATAATCCCGACATTCCGCTTTTGTTCTGGTGGCAAAGCGACGACGGCTCGCGTGTTCTGGGCCAACGCATTCCGGGCATCTATTCACAATCGTATTCCGCAACGGCCGACGACATCGAAACTCTCATTCGGGCAGCAGACGAAAAGAATTTCGCCCCCGGCTTTGACCACGGAGTGATGTGGTTCGGTATCGGAAACCATGGCGGCGGCCCAACGCGTGAACACATCGCGCGCGTGCTCGAACTACAAAACGATCCGACGTTACCGGAACTCCGTTTCAGTACTTTGCAAGAGTACTTCGATGCTGTCCAGACATCGCCCGCGTTGACGAATATTCCTGTAATCAAAGACGAGCTTCAGTACATTTTCCGTGGATGCTACTCGGCGACCGGCGAAGTGAAAGCCCTGAATCGCCAGTGCGAGAAACTGCTTTGTAGCGCCGAATCAACGGCGGTTCTTGCTTCCATGCAAGCCGGGATGAAATTCAATTCCAGTAATCTCCAGGAAGCCTGGACTAAACTACTCTTCAACCAATTCCACGATATTCTCGCGGGGACGTGCGTCCAATCTGTTCAGGCAGAGACGCGTCATCGCTTCGGCGCGACGCTCGATGTTGTCAACGACACTCTCAACCGTGCGACCAACATCCTGGCACGTCAGGTGGATACCACAGGGGAAAGTGGCAGCGTTCTCTTTGTTCACAACGCCTTGCCGTGGGAGCGGACAGCGATTGTGCAGGTCGATACTTTCAAGGCCCCCCATGGCCGAGCGCCGATTACTCATCTGGAAACGCCGGATGGCGCAAAGGTGCCTTTGCAATGGCTCACAGCGGATGCGAACTTCGGCCCCTGGGGATTGAAATGGGGCAAGCTCACGGCTGCGGTCACGTTACCGGCTGGAGGCTACCGCACCTTTGGTGTTGTGACGGAAGAAGCTGTTCTTCCCGATGCTACTGAAACCGAAGCGAAGGAAACCAAACAAGTCGCGACAACCCAGTTCGTAAAAACGGATAAAAGCGCCGGTTCCGAGTTGCAGACGCTTGGTGCGACTTCTGCCTTTACCTCTCTTCTCACATCGGGCGGCGGGGAACTCTTGCAAAAAGCGCTGGGCATCGTGATTATCGAGGATAACAGCGACACCTGGGGCCAGAATGCGAGTGAGTTTCGCAACGTCGTTGGTGAAGCTGAAACGGTTTCACACGAAGTCATCGAAGAAGGTTCTTTGCTGTCAGTGCATCGCCAGAAGCTAACATGGGGAGCTTCGGAGTTCTGGCTCGATATTATTCGCTATAAACATACCCCGCAGATTGGCGTTCGCGTACGCATCAACTGGCAGGAGCAACGTAAAATTGCCAAGCTCGAAATTGCGACAAGGCTGGAGGAAAGCGCTGTCGTTGTAAAGAGTGCCGGTGGAGTAACTTCGCGCGAAGCCGATGGCGGCGAAGCACCCTGTCAGGACTGGATAGCGCTGCAAGGCACCCTCGATGGTGAAAAGGTCACGCTTGGGCTGCTGAATGACGGAAGTTATTCTTACGATTGCCGCGAAGGCGTGTTGCGCATGGTGCTGGCGCGCTCAACGCCGTTTGCAGAGCACTCGCCCTTCAATTATGAAGACATTTCCAATGTTGCCTTTACCGATCAAGGTTGGCAGGAGCATCACTTCTGGCTTGTTGTCGGAGGAGACTCATGGCAGGATATGGCGCTGGATCGCTTGTCACAGGAATGGCAAACGCCCGCCTCGCTTCTGCTCGATTCGGCCCATCCAGGCGTTCTGCCACGCGAGAAAAGTATGGTTTCTCTTGAACCTGTAAACGTCTCGTTGCTGGCATTAAAGCCTGCCGAAGCAGGAGACGGCTTTATCTTGCGCGTGCAGGAAGCAAGCGGACAAGCAACTCAGGCTGCGGCTCAGATCGGCGATTCGACATTGCACTTTGAACTGAAGCCTTGGCAGATCAAAAGCTTCCATTTCGCGCAGGAGAATCTGGCGGCAGCACGCGAAACTGACGCTCTGGAACGACCCAATTCATAG
- a CDS encoding DUF892 family protein, whose protein sequence is MPLDTFENTLIHELSDLLSAEKQFAKVLQTVAKNADGAELKAIAAQHQEETVAQAEALQQAFISLGSKPERGVVCDAAKGLVEEITGALKEDKPKGAIKDVVLIGGCLRIEHYEIAGYSSAIALARSLGKKEAVAILTNTLNQEKATAKRFSDAATVVLKASAQSGAATAPQNGAAQSSQSKAAAKPAATKAVPAAKASAAKSSPAKAPAKSSAKKSAK, encoded by the coding sequence ATGCCGCTAGACACATTTGAAAACACACTCATCCACGAACTCTCCGACCTGCTTTCGGCAGAAAAGCAATTTGCAAAAGTCCTGCAAACCGTTGCGAAAAATGCCGATGGCGCCGAACTCAAAGCCATCGCAGCGCAGCATCAGGAAGAAACTGTTGCCCAGGCTGAAGCGCTGCAACAAGCTTTTATTTCCTTGGGTTCCAAGCCCGAACGCGGTGTTGTTTGCGATGCGGCTAAAGGTCTGGTTGAAGAAATCACCGGCGCGCTCAAAGAAGACAAGCCCAAAGGCGCGATTAAGGATGTTGTTCTCATCGGCGGCTGTCTCCGCATTGAACATTATGAAATCGCGGGCTATTCTTCGGCGATTGCTCTGGCACGGTCGCTTGGCAAAAAAGAAGCAGTGGCGATTTTGACGAATACCTTGAATCAGGAAAAAGCAACCGCGAAAAGATTTTCCGATGCGGCGACTGTGGTGCTTAAAGCAAGCGCTCAATCGGGAGCTGCGACTGCGCCGCAAAATGGTGCAGCGCAATCATCACAATCGAAGGCGGCTGCGAAACCCGCTGCTACGAAAGCGGTACCTGCTGCCAAAGCATCGGCAGCGAAGTCTTCACCTGCAAAAGCGCCGGCGAAAAGCAGTGCCAAAAAAAGCGCCAAGTAG
- the gltX gene encoding glutamate--tRNA ligase yields MTNSSIRVRMAPSPTGFFHVGSARTALFNYLFARHHNGAFVLRIEDTDQSRGSDEYERIIYDALAWLGLDFDEGPQQGGEYGPYRQSERTEIYQKYAQQLLESGAAYKAYETPEELAAMKEEQAKQKLPPRYNGAHRDLSDEQRAAFEAEGRRAVVRLRVPENETVAWPDATRGAQSWNSKDLDDFVICKSDGGPTYNFACAVDDALMKISHVIRGEDGLSNTPRQILILKALGFEVPIYAHLPFLLGKDRSKLSKRHGTVSLLDFDKQGIPADAMFNYLALLGWNPGGGDTQEIFSREELIEKFSLEGVNKSGAIFDEEKLSWLNIQRLKALPLDEFIALARPYLDPIPGFAEALHDDPAYAHAAIELSRDRIHGIADIGDAARAFFTDDYPLDETGVAKHLTETSRPRLQQLHDSFVAIEEWTHENLDVALRALAAELGIKPAELIHPSRMAVSGRTVGPSIFHLLEALGRERVLRRLERAAKG; encoded by the coding sequence ATGACTAATTCTTCTATTCGCGTGCGTATGGCGCCTTCTCCGACGGGCTTCTTTCATGTCGGCTCGGCGCGCACAGCTCTTTTCAACTATCTTTTTGCGCGGCATCACAACGGTGCGTTCGTGCTTCGTATCGAAGACACCGACCAATCGCGCGGTTCGGACGAATACGAGCGCATTATTTATGATGCTTTGGCGTGGCTCGGCCTCGACTTTGATGAAGGCCCGCAGCAGGGCGGCGAATATGGCCCGTATCGCCAAAGCGAGCGCACCGAGATTTACCAGAAATACGCGCAGCAATTGCTGGAAAGCGGCGCGGCCTACAAAGCCTATGAAACGCCTGAAGAATTGGCGGCGATGAAAGAAGAGCAGGCGAAGCAAAAGCTGCCGCCGCGGTACAATGGCGCGCACCGCGATTTAAGCGACGAACAGCGCGCGGCGTTTGAAGCCGAAGGTCGCCGCGCGGTGGTGCGTTTGCGCGTGCCGGAAAACGAAACTGTTGCGTGGCCCGACGCGACACGCGGCGCGCAAAGCTGGAACTCGAAAGACCTCGACGATTTTGTGATTTGCAAAAGCGACGGCGGCCCGACTTATAATTTCGCGTGCGCTGTCGATGATGCGCTGATGAAAATCTCGCACGTCATTCGCGGCGAAGACGGGCTCAGCAACACACCGCGCCAGATTCTGATTCTTAAAGCGCTGGGCTTTGAAGTGCCGATTTACGCGCACCTGCCGTTTCTACTGGGCAAAGACCGCTCGAAGCTGTCGAAGCGCCATGGAACCGTTAGCCTGCTCGACTTCGACAAGCAGGGCATTCCCGCCGACGCGATGTTCAATTACCTCGCGCTTCTGGGCTGGAATCCGGGCGGCGGCGATACGCAGGAAATCTTTTCGCGCGAAGAGCTTATCGAAAAATTTTCGCTCGAAGGCGTCAACAAATCGGGCGCGATTTTCGACGAAGAAAAACTATCGTGGCTCAATATTCAACGCTTGAAGGCATTGCCGCTTGACGAGTTCATCGCCCTTGCGCGTCCGTATCTCGATCCGATTCCGGGCTTCGCCGAAGCGCTCCACGACGATCCGGCCTATGCGCACGCGGCTATTGAGCTTTCCCGCGACCGCATTCACGGCATTGCCGACATTGGCGATGCGGCGCGTGCGTTCTTCACCGACGATTATCCGCTCGATGAAACTGGCGTTGCGAAACACCTGACGGAAACTTCGCGCCCGCGCTTGCAACAGCTTCACGATAGCTTTGTGGCGATTGAAGAATGGACACATGAAAACCTCGATGTGGCCTTGCGCGCATTGGCGGCGGAACTAGGAATCAAACCGGCGGAACTCATTCATCCGTCGCGCATGGCTGTTTCGGGCCGGACTGTCGGGCCAAGCATCTTTCATTTGCTGGAAGCGCTTGGCCGCGAGCGCGTGCTGCGCCGATTGGAACGAGCAGCAAAAGGCTAA
- the msrA gene encoding peptide-methionine (S)-S-oxide reductase MsrA, with translation MISNTQRFFGFIVALAFFALVVTHLPRANAGGDTVKATSSIAPPVARQARAGEETATFAAGCFWSVEHMFGQLEGVVSAEPGYAGGTTQNPTYDQVVTGQTGHAETVNVIYDPKVVSYSELLHVFLAIHDPTTLNRQGPDEGTHYRSAIFTRSEAQRQSALAAIAEATTKKQWPNPIVTQVQALTDFTRAEDYHLNYYATHLDEPYCKYVIAPKVKKFHEKFGDKIKK, from the coding sequence ATGATTTCTAACACGCAACGTTTTTTCGGCTTTATTGTAGCGCTAGCTTTTTTTGCTTTGGTTGTCACGCATTTGCCACGCGCCAATGCGGGCGGGGACACGGTGAAAGCTACGTCTTCAATCGCGCCGCCGGTCGCACGCCAGGCACGCGCCGGGGAAGAAACCGCGACCTTTGCCGCTGGCTGCTTTTGGAGCGTCGAGCATATGTTCGGGCAACTGGAAGGTGTCGTATCTGCCGAGCCGGGCTACGCGGGCGGCACAACTCAAAACCCGACCTACGACCAAGTTGTTACGGGCCAGACAGGCCACGCTGAAACGGTCAATGTCATCTACGACCCGAAGGTCGTTTCTTACAGCGAACTGCTTCATGTGTTTCTGGCGATTCACGACCCGACAACACTCAATCGTCAGGGGCCGGACGAGGGCACGCACTATCGCTCGGCGATCTTCACGCGCAGTGAAGCGCAACGCCAGTCGGCTCTCGCCGCCATTGCGGAAGCAACCACGAAGAAGCAGTGGCCAAACCCGATTGTGACGCAAGTTCAGGCTCTTACGGATTTTACACGCGCCGAAGATTACCATCTGAACTACTACGCAACTCATCTCGACGAGCCTTATTGCAAATACGTTATTGCGCCGAAAGTGAAGAAATTCCATGAGAAATTCGGCGACAAGATAAAGAAGTAA
- a CDS encoding Gfo/Idh/MocA family oxidoreductase, whose protein sequence is MNCILTGLGGRGLHWLSIVRKYEGVDIVAFVEPFESSITRAVEKHDVPREQIFSTLEEAIANSNADFVLDVTPPKIHREVAEKAFAAGLDVLGEKPLSESYADALEVVEAGKAAGRIHMITQNYRFGGQPRTMRRLIDEGVIGKPGQCDVRFYMPWADFPGTHYVTEPYMLINDMMVHHFDLLRYTLGESPESVQAITWNQPWGWHAGDACHAIVFEYPSGLRATHICVACAVGSQTQWNGDWRIEGPEGSLDVSSKGISFSHLHRVENKETREIETDAVKPSEVAILDEFLDACRTRREPECSAADNLNSLAMVFAAIQSAKEGRRVRLDELQ, encoded by the coding sequence ATGAATTGTATTCTCACCGGGCTTGGCGGACGCGGGCTGCACTGGCTTAGCATTGTTCGCAAATACGAAGGCGTCGATATCGTGGCGTTTGTCGAGCCGTTTGAAAGCAGCATCACGCGCGCGGTTGAAAAGCACGACGTGCCGCGCGAACAGATTTTTTCAACGCTCGAAGAAGCCATCGCCAATTCGAATGCCGATTTCGTACTTGACGTGACGCCGCCCAAGATTCATCGCGAAGTTGCTGAAAAAGCCTTCGCCGCCGGTCTCGATGTGCTGGGCGAAAAGCCCTTGTCGGAATCGTACGCCGATGCGCTTGAAGTTGTTGAAGCGGGCAAAGCAGCAGGCCGCATCCACATGATTACCCAAAACTATCGTTTTGGTGGTCAGCCGCGCACCATGCGCCGTCTCATTGATGAAGGCGTTATCGGCAAGCCCGGTCAGTGTGATGTGCGCTTTTATATGCCGTGGGCCGATTTCCCCGGCACACATTACGTCACCGAGCCGTACATGCTCATTAACGACATGATGGTGCATCATTTCGATTTGCTGCGTTACACGCTGGGCGAAAGCCCCGAAAGCGTGCAGGCGATTACGTGGAATCAGCCGTGGGGCTGGCACGCGGGCGATGCGTGCCACGCGATTGTTTTTGAATATCCGAGCGGCTTGCGTGCAACGCATATTTGCGTGGCGTGTGCAGTTGGCTCGCAAACGCAGTGGAACGGTGATTGGCGCATCGAAGGCCCAGAGGGTTCGCTCGATGTTTCATCTAAAGGCATTTCGTTTTCGCATCTGCATCGCGTGGAAAACAAGGAAACGCGCGAAATCGAAACCGACGCCGTGAAGCCGAGCGAAGTCGCGATTCTCGATGAATTTCTCGATGCGTGCCGCACGCGTCGCGAACCCGAATGCAGCGCAGCGGATAATTTGAATTCGCTCGCGATGGTGTTCGCCGCAATTCAAAGCGCCAAAGAAGGCCGCCGTGTTCGGCTCGACGAATTGCAATAA